The sequence below is a genomic window from Ipomoea triloba cultivar NCNSP0323 chromosome 2, ASM357664v1.
TCTctacgcctgctcacacgcgtgtgagtgtgcgtgggaggctactggattatttccacgcacgttcacacgcgtgtggccatcctgttgggtcctccagggctccgttcttgcctggttcgctctttaagctcaacttttgctcctatttgctcccggggctcctattTCACCTCCTCCatgctaaaagtagcttctgtgtgacggttagtgattttcaagcatttatgagcacaattcatcatgtaaggatgctataatcgtggcaaaacaccctaatatgagcttaattcatcatgtaaggatgctataatcTAACCTCCCTAGCTTTGCACAAACATTTGAGGTTTAAGAAATTGTCATTACACCAATCACCTCGGTACTGATTCATCTCTCATTTTTAATAGACATTGAGCAGAGTGAGATGATCATATTCGGGTACCAAAAATTTCTCCCTAGCAGCATCACTCTCCTTTGCCCTATTATCCTTGGGTCTGAAGAAAATTGAAGGTACCGAAAGCATGGATACAATGGTGAGAACTTCATTTAGGCATTCTAGTTATTCCCCCATCAAAAGCATCTTAGCAAGAGGAGGGTCCAATGGGAACTCCACCATTTTCCAACCAAGATGAGTTAGATCCCCAACATTATTGAGTGTACCCAATACCCACAACTGATACATAGAGTTGAGGATGTTTTCCTAAGGAGGAGGATccataaaatcaaaatcaaacaaattCAAAATCTTGAGCGACTTAAACAACAAAACTATATTGCCAAGATGGGTCCTCTGAATTTCTAGCACAGGGCTTGGCAGCATTTCATTGTGGTAAGcatcgcaaattttactgtggattgcggtccacaatggattgtggaccgcgcatcaaaacgacatcgttttgattaatgaaaacagacagatgaaacggcTTCCGTTCCgagcaactgcagtttcctttcaacacaactacagtttcagacggatgaaacaGCCTCtgacaactgcagtatcagttcaacacaactgtagtatcatttgagatgaactgtagtattagTTACGGAGATTTACAGGAgccgtttctcccacttattgaaatgacgtcgttttgtgaccatggtcaaCAGTATAACAGCCGGGTAAGCATTTTCAGTATAAAGTTGGTAACAAGTACTCGGCCCAGTTCTACCAGCTCGCCTAGCACGCTGGTCTGTTGCTGCACGACTGACAAGGAACACTTGGAGAGCATCCATACACATTCATGGATTGTACATACACCTTCATCTTACCATAACCAGTATCAATCACATACAAAATTCCATCAATAATCGAGGATGTCTTAGCAATATTTGTGGTAGGGGCATTTCGGTCTTTGGTTCggttttttcggtttcggtttcagtttcagttttaaaaaatttaaaccattcggtttaacattagagtttgGGTTTcagtttcggtttcggttttaaaaaaattaaaccattcgattcggttttcggttcggtttaagtcCCAAAATTTAGTGTTTCCTAATTTTCCGAACATACTATCACATTatccatatccaaaatctaaacattatataacaaaaatagcaattcaaagtccaaacatactactaagtactaattgtgaggtaaagaacaattgtaacaaacaacaaaagtgcaaagtagagaacaagctataaagaaatcaaataaaaacttTAAGAGATACCAGTGAGAATAGGAATTAAACGACGAAGCAGGCGTCAAGggacttagatttacttctttattattattattttttattgttgttgttgttgttattagtattatcattattaatttattattattattattatcgttCGGTTTTGTATTACTAGTTCGGTTCAGATAAACCGAACCGACCCTAATTTGTGGCAACAATATAATGCATTGCGCTTTCCTTCTTAAGCCTTTTGGAATATCTTAACCTGCAAATCAGCAGGTAGTTGGGAGTAAATAGGAAGAATAAGTAGCTTGCTAGGGAGTATTGCTAAGGAGGTGGACACTATTAACTGTTCTATTCGCTCTTGAAGTGCATAACAAGTAGCTTCGATCTCATCTTGCCCCGTCATAAATATGAGTATATCACCTGGAGCTGCACCGCTAGTTATGTGGATGCTAGATTGCTGGTCATAGCCTGCTTTACTGCAACCTCTACATAATCTTCATAGGGGGTTTTGCTATACATGATTTGAACTGGAAATGTTCTCCCAGGAATGTGGAATATTGGGTACAACCCcgaaaaagtttgaaaatttcTGAGCATTGAGTGTGACCGATAAGCTTAAAATCACGCCTTCGGGGAACAACTTTTTTAAGTATTCTAAATAGCACATCAGTGTTTAATGATCTCATGTGCCTCGTCCATTACAATGGCAGTATGACACTATATTTTTCAagatcatcttcttctttcagTAGTGTCTCACGTAGAAGCACACCATCTGTCATGTACTTGATAACCGTGCTAGGCCCAGTCACATCTTCGAAAAAAATAGCATATCCTACTTTATGACCAAGCTCAGTTCCCATTTTTTTGCTAACTCTTTTTGCAACAATCATAGCTGCCACGCGCCTGGTTGGGTACAACCAACTATCCCCCATTGGTTGTAAAGCCATCTTCATGTAAGTACTAGGTCAGTTGTGTTAATAAAAATACTAAGTCAAAATTCTCTTGAAACTCCCTGAATTGTACCAAGTTCTTGTGACAATATTTTtagttcagcagatagttcaaaaacaGGTCTTAAGATGTTTTAGGCTTATAGTAGTCTAGTTCAGTAAATAGTTCAGAAGACCTGAAAGACCTTGAAGACAACTTACTGAACGAAGAACTGTACAAGAGCAGAAAAGATGTTCAGAGTTGGTTACTGAAACTTCAACCGCTTACCAGATTCAGACAAGGATATATATATGACCCAACTCTCTCTATGAACGGTGTTGAGAAAAATTACTTTGAAGATCTAGACTTAAAGTTTTCATCTACATGATTACAAGAAATCTTggcaaagcttacctttgatcCAAGATACATTTTCTATGAAGTCATTGGGCAAGAAATCACTCTAAAGAAGTAGTTCGCGCTAtcattgagggggagcctcaattcaagaagatcgggagatcgAGTTCAtgtcaactcttcaaggttgaACTCTAGGAAGAAGCTGTGATGAAATTCTAGAGTGACCATGTGATCTACAATTGTATCGGTGGTACATTTCATATtgttgatcaatgaagagttgggcaatcagagtgatgccccccagatgtaggaactGAGGTTCCGAATTGGGTTATCAATTGCTTGAGTCTTTTACTGCTTTACAAGTTTCTTTCGTTCAGTTCTGCTCCATTATTCATCTTGATCAAATCTTTGCATTAGGTCAGAACGTGTTAAGTGTCCTCCAATAAATCTAGCAATTAGGTTTTCAATTGGGAGTTACTCACAACCTTTAGGACCTTGACTCAGTTAGTCTAAacttcaattggtatcagagcacagTCTCAAGATTATTCTCTTGATTTACGATCCTTCGAAATCTTCTCTTTTTCCTGTCTTACTCTAACCTTGTTTTCCTTCAAGATTGATTGCTGTGTCTGTGAAATTTCTATGGAAGGACAAGCCAGACCTCCGTAGTTGATCGGCACCAACTATGGCTACTGGAAGGCCAGAACTAGGATCTATCTTCAGGCATAAGGTGTGAATGTATGGAAATCAGTCACTCATGGGTGGACTCATCCTGAAAAGACTCAAGAAGATAAATCTGAAATTCTGACTCTAGTCGAGCAATGGACTGTTGAAGAAATCACTGACAgcgacaacaacaacaaggcaCTCAATACTATTACTGGGTCACTCGATGAGGGCGAATTTGGTCTAATCGCTGGATGCAGCTCTGCAAAAGATGCATGGGAGATACTGGAAAAACTCTATGAAGGAGATTCGTCTGTCAAACAAACTAAGATGCAGCAAGTTCACACCAGATTTGAGGAACTGCGtatgaaagatgaagaaaccatAGTCGAATTCAACGCTAGGgttcaagaattgaagaatgaagCTGCCGTACTGGGTGAGCCGTTTTCATCGGATAAACTGGTTAGAAAAATTCTTCGATCCTTGCCGGTACGTTTCAGAATGAAAGTTACTGCAATTCAGGAAAGTGTAGGCTGGGAAAAGAAATCTGTTGCTGAATTGATGAGCAATCTGAGGACATATGAGATGGACATCCTATCTCAAGAAAATAGTTCCAAAAAGTGGAAGAATGTGGCCTTTATTGCTGAAGGATGTGACTCAGATGAAGAAATCGAAGAATTGGATGATGAAGCTGTGGCAATGATCACCAGAAACTTCACCAAGATCCTAAAACAGATAAATCGTAGAAACAGAGGAGGTAAGAATCAAACAAACAGATCAAACAGTTCTTCCTCACCTTCATCAAATTCATATAAATCTGTTGGAAAATCATCAAATTCGAACTACATGAAGAACTCCGGTCAGACAAATCAATCTGGACAATATGCAAATCAGTCACGACCTAATCAATGGCAACAGGGTCCTAATCAATGGCAACAGGGTGAAAGTaaaaacaagaataaaggaaTTCAGTGCAGAGAATTTGAAGGTTTTGGACATATCCAGGTAGAATGTGCCACTTATCTCAAAAGAAAGAAATCCATGAAAGTTACCacctggagtgatgaagaatgcTCAAAAGAAAcgcaagatgaagatgaagaaatttcaGGGAACTTTGTAGCATTCACTATTGCTGTGACTGAACCCCAGTCCGAATTGGATTGTTACTCAGATCAGGAAGACGTAGACAAGGTGTCCTATGAAGAACTTGAACAATCTTACGTTCAACTGTACAAGAAATGGGAGATTCTCTTGAAAACTCACACGACAACCAATTCCAAGAATGAATTCCTGCAAAAGATCATTGAATCACTGAAGAAACTAGTTGCTGACAAGGATGCTGAACTAGTTGAGTCCAGATCTCAAGTGAAGATGCTATCAACTAAATTGGAAGCTCTAAAAAGGCAAATTCAAATGATGAACACAACATCAACTCTAAATCAGATACTTGACTCTGGTAGATCACCCAACATTTGAAACGGTCTGGGGTACACTCAAAACTCTCAAAAGACATTCCCTACAAAATTTATTCCTGCAGGCACAAGTATTGGGATAAGGACAGATGCGAATCAGAGAAACCTCAGAAAATATATTCCGACATGTCACTACTGCAACAAGAAAGGGCATACAAGACCAGAATGCTATAAGTTTTACAATGATCAAAGAACAGAAAAATTTCAGAAGAAATGGATCACCCCTGTCTGTCGACAAATCTGGGTAAGAAAGTCAGATCTAGTCTGTTATTCTATGCATCTGGAAAAAGAACAGGGAAAATGGTATTTTGACAGCGGTTGTTCTAGACATATGACCGGTAACAAAGAGTATCTTAGGAATGTGATACCGTATACTGGACAAGTAACCTTTGGTGACGGAATCAAAGGTGATATTATGGGAATCGGTATTCTCAATTTAGCTGGGCTGCCCTCCCTATCAAAAGTTCTACTGGTGCACGGTCTAAAAGTAAATCTGATAAGCATCAGTCAATTGTGCGACCAAAAACACAACGTGGGATTCACTAAATATCGATGCATTGTCAAGGATCAAGAAAACAAAACTATCATGGAAGGTACAAGATCCTCTGATAATTGTTATACTTTATCTACTGATCTTTTGTGTTGCAGAACTACTATTGACAATACAGGGCTATGGCATCAAAGACTTGGACATATGAACTATCAAGACATGAATCAACTCATAAGCCATGAATGTGTAAGGGGCATACCCAAGTTCAAAGTCAAGGAAACTGGCATTTGCGGCCATGTCAACTTGGAAAACAAACTAGAGCTCCTCACAAATTCTATAACCACATAGGAACTTCTTCATGTCTCGACCTTCTACACATGGACTTAATCGGACCCACACAGGTAGAAAGCTTAGGAGGTAAAAGATATATACTTGTTTGTGTTGATGACTACTCTCGTttttgttgggtaatgtttCTCAGGAACAAGTCCGAAACTTTTGAACACTTTGAAAAACTATGCTTGAAGCTACAAAAAGAAAAGGGGTCACACATTGTGAAAATTGTAAGGATCAGGTCAGATCACGGCAAGGAATTCGAAAATCAAGATTTTTCCAACTTTTGCTCCAAAAATGGAATCAGTCACGAATTTTCTGCCCCAAAGACCCCTCAGCAAAACGGAGTAGTTGAACGGAAGAACAGAACTATTCAAGAGATGGCTCGAGTATTAATCAACAGCAAAAGTCTTCCACAATTCTTCTGGGCAGAAGCGGTACATACTGCGTGTCACATAATTAACAGAGTTTATCTCAGACCAGGGATGTCTCACATGCCGTATGAACTGTGGCGAGGAAGAAAACCAAGTCTGAAATACTTTCGTGTTTTTGGAAGCAGATGTTACATATTAAATGACAGAGAAAAgattggaaaatttgaacccaaGAGTGACGAAGGCATATTTTTGGGATACTCATCTAACAGCAGAGCATATAGAGTCTTCAACAAAAGAATCAAGACAGTTCAAGAATCAATCAATGTAATTGTGGACGATCAACCGCAAATGATAAACGACTATGTGCCTGTCCCTGAACATGATCAAAGTCTAAAGAAACCATATGAAGAAAAGATAATTAAGAAAGCTGAGTCAGATACTGACTCAGAGGATCCAGAACCAGATACTGAACCACACATCAAAGGTGATTCACAATCTACTTCACAACCAAAGTAGGTGCCAACTCATATTGAAAAGAACCATCCTGCTGAAAATATACTAGGAACACCCACAGCTGGTGTTCGAACAAGAGGTATGTTGAGAGGCAGTCTTGCTGAACTATCCGGATATGCATGCTACACCTCAAAGTTCGAACCCAAAAACTACAAAGAAGCACTTCAAGATGAAAACTAGATAAGAGCAATGCAGGACAAACTTGCTCAATTTGAGAAGAATGACGTGTGGGATCTTGTACCATGTCCCCAAGATGCGAATGTAGTTGGAACAAAGTGGATCTTTCGAAATAAAACCGATGAACAAGGAAATGTGGCAAGAAACAAGGCTAGACTGGTGGCACAAGGGTATTCACAGATTGAAGGAATTGACTATGAAGAAACGTTTGCCCCCGTTGCCAGACTTGAGTCTGTCAGACTATTGCTCGTTGTATCCTGCATTCTGAACTTTCAACTGAACCAAATGGATGTTAAGACTGCCTTCTTAACTGGACTGCTCATCGAGGAAATTTTTGTTGCTCAACCTAAAGGCTTTGAGGACCCATATCACCCTCATCATGTCTACAAACTGAAAAAGGCTctctatggtttgaaacaagcgccAAGGGCATGGTATGAACGCCTCACACAATACCTTTTGAAAAATGGATACAACCGGGGTGGAGTTGATAAAACACTCTTTGTCAAAAGGACATCAGATCACATAAATGTAGCCCAAGtttatgtagatgacattgtgTTCGGCTCAACATCGCCTACAAACGTCAAACAGTTTATTCAAGTCATGGAAAAAGAATTTGAGATGAGTATGATCGGGGAACTGACATGTTTTTTTAGGACTGCAAGTTAAACAACTAAAATCTGGGTTGTTTCTATCACAGACCAAGTATGCACAAAACTTGGTGAAGAGATTTGGTCTCGACTCGGCCGAGGAAGCCAAGACCCCTCTCTCCATGACAGTGAAACTCACAAAAGACTCAGACTCCAAACCAGTAGATGGAAAGCTCTATCGAAGTATGATAGGAAGTCTGTTGTACCTAACCGCAAGCAGGCCTGATATAATGTTCAGTGTAGGACTATGTGCACGCTTTCAAGCTGATCCAAAAGAAGCACATCTGAATGCCATCAAAAGAATCATCAAATATGTGAAAGGAATAGTAAATCACGGGTTATGGTACTCTCGTGATTCAGGATCTGAACTACTGGGATATAGTGATGCTAATTGGGTAGGAAACCTGGAAGacagaaaaagcacatcaggaggGTGCTTCTTTCTAGGCAAAAATCTTGTCTCATGGTTCAACAAGAAGCAAAATTCTATCTCCTTATCGACTGCAGAAGCTGAATACATAGCGGCTGGTAGCTGTTGCGCTCAACTTATATGGATGAAACAGATGCTGAACGATTATGGTCTAAAGTTCAGCAGTATTGATCTTCActgtgacaacaccagtgctatTAACATTGCAAAAAATCCTGTCCAACATTCCCGCACTAAACATATAGATATCCGACATCACTTTATCAGGGAACTCGTGGAAAAAATGGAGACATCAAGCTACATTACATACCAACGGACAAGCAACTAGGGGACATACTCACAAAGTCATTGGAAACAATGAGATTCAATACCCTCAAATCTGATCTTGGTATGTGTAATGTTTCACAAAACTAGTACAACAAGTGGTACAAGTCTCTAAACTCAACTCAtcatttaaaaatttcttttactctttgttaatatttttttctcttcgcatttttttcatttttattactaTCTACAAAATGTCACACACAATATTCATGTCTTACTTGATAAGCATAAGATACCTAAGGAATAGTGTACCCTCCTGACCAAGCTGCCATAGCATTTATTACGGAGAGGACAACCGTCAAATCTGCACGACTCCCACTACTCTCACGCCTCATCACGTGACCCGAAGAAGCTGGCCATCATGCAACCCTTCGACCTTTGAAAAACCAGTTGCAATAAGTAGAAATAAAAGATTTCACAAATCTCCGTCTCTCTCCACCTTTCAGACTATTGCCACTCCAACCTACAAATCTCTCAAAGCTTCACACACACAGTCTGCCCTTAGTTCAGAAGTTCAACATCAAGCGTCCAGAGAGATGGTGATGATTATCAATAACAAGATAAAGCCTCTGGGAGGAAAACCCATCTGGTCGTGGTATTCAAGGGTGGAACAACTCGATTATCTGAAAGGGTTTCTCAAGCCACTCGCAGCTGAGACGGGCGAACCATCAAAAGCTAAGGATCCTGAGGTTTATCTTGCAAAACCCTTTCTCTATTAACTGTTTTACTCAACAAATATACACATATGAACAGTATAGTTTTTATGCTTAACAAATATTTCAGGAAATAATTGTTCTATCGGATACTGAGGGCGATATTAACAGAGAAAATACTCCAGTAGAAAAACCCTTGCCCTTAGTTTCTGTAAAACAAGAACCTATAGAAGATGAACATGAGAATTCCTCTATTCCTAATAAAAACCTGCCTTTGCCTGTTGATATTAATCCCATGACTACTATTGTATATGGTCCACATCAGCTTCAACCCCCTGCTTCTCTATTCTCTAAGCTTGATCTGTTCAACATCATGGATGAACATAGAAGGTCAACCTCTCTTGTCAACCGATTATCTGTCCCCTTAAACATACCTCAGGTTACAGAACCCTCACAAAATCCAATTATGTCACTACCACCATCACAACCCATAGAAACTGATAAGTCTAAGCAACAAAATCCTGAAATCTCTCAACCTATCATGTCAGAAGAGTCACACACTGATGAAACTAGGTATGAACCTCCCACTGAACAAAACCCAGAAATAACTCCAGCCATTCCTACTGATGAATCTCCACTGGACTTTGAGATTGAATATGAAACAGGAAATGCCCCAGAAATGCAGGTTATAGATCCAGCTGATGAGGAAGACGATTTACCACTATCTCAGGTGAAGAGAAACAAGGACAAAGCAAAAGGCAAGAAGAAAGTCCAAGATGAACAAGCTGACAAAAACCCAGTGACAAAAATTCAAGTCTTTCCAATCCCTGCCACCGGACGCAAAACTAGATCATCTGctgttgttaggaacatcatgtaataggttttgatgataccaactgttaagtagaaatccccaagtctcgatacataggcaaaacactgtaagttcgacaagtaaaccaagagcgaaaatacaaccgggtaactttgagctcaactcggaaaatatttaagctcaaggtaaatttgtttgaacatcttagaagtctcgtgttgtaatcctatagacaaatcagaagaaggcacgggacaactctggaggaataagggtctgcgagacatcaactaagtctcgagacataagcagagttcgagagataggatctctcgttacagcaatccagttcgagacataagcagagttcgagaggtagacctctcgatgcttgggttcgagacatcaaacaatcgagacatcaaccttggtctcgataaactgacacttctccagtaatgctgaatgacggtcaggaagcatacttaaagtttggagaagaagtatatcatggagatagaataatgaagaggtgccgaacatgagttttcaaaatggacggaaatggatgacacatcagatttccaccacaaacggtcaaaaggtacaccaatgctgaagtggtctgattccccacaaacaaggaatgatgggaatataaaaagagtaacttttaccaaaagacgaaagtggagcatggactcaagaaagtgaaatatagaatattcactaccagacaaaaggttcaagttacaagaccaccactccatgaagaatgctgaaaatacgcaagacccatgatcggcatgggagacagatttcaaacggaataattttccctccaacggaattattcctcaaactctcatatataaggacgtaaagacacagtgATAAAAGAGGTTGGTTAATTCGAAAttctaaagaggtgtctgattcaaacgttcaagtgcaagcattcaatttggaatatcatccagatattcaatacagcgagaaaaacacatcttagtgtttgagagagttNNNNNNNNNNNNNNNNNNNNNNNNNNNNNNNNNNNNNNNNNNNNNNNNNNNNNNNNNNNNNNNNNNNNNNNNNNNNNNNNNNNNNNNNNNNNNNNNNNNNNNNNNNNNNNNNNNNNNNNNNNNNNNNNNNNNNNNNNNNNNNNNNNNNNNNNNNNNNNNNNNNNNNNNNNNNNNNNNNNNNNNNNNNNNNNNNNNNNNNNNNNNNNNNNNNNNNNNNNNNNNNNNNNNNNNNNNNNNNNNNNNNNNNNNNNNNNNNNNNNNNNNNNNNNNNNNNNNNNNNNNNNNNNNNNNNNNNNNNNNNNNNNNNNNNNNNNNNNNNNNNNNNNNNNNNNNNNNNNNNNNNNNNNNNNNNNNNNNNNNNNNNNNNNNNNNNNNNNNNNNNNNNNNNNNNNNNNNNNNNNNNNNNNNNNNNNNNNNNNNNNNNNNNNNNNNNNNNNNNNNNNNNNNNNNNNNNNNNNNNNNNNNNNNNNNNNNNNNNNNNNNNNNNNNNNNNNNNNNNNNNNNNNNNNNNNNNNNNNNNNNNNNNNNNNNNNNNNNNNNNNNNNNNNNNNNNNNNNNNNNNNNNNNNNNNNNNNNNNNNNNNNNNNNNNNNNNNNNNNNNNNNNNNNNNNNNNNNNNNNNNNNNNNNNNNNNNNNNNNNNNNNNNNNNNNNNNNNNNNNNNNNNNNNNNNNNNNNNNNNNNNNNNNNNNNNNNNNNNNNNNNNNNNNNNNNNNNNNNNNNNNNNNNNNNNNNNNNNNNNNNNNNNNNNNNNNNNNNNNNNNNNNNNNNNNNNNNNNNNNNNNNNNNNNNNNNNNNNNNNNNNNNNNNNNNNNNNNNNNNNNNNNNNNNNNNNNNNNNNNNNNNNNNNNNNNNNNNNNNNNNNNNNNNNNNNNNNNNNNNNNNNNNNNNNNNNNNNNNNNNNNNNNNNNNNNNNNNNNNNNNNNNNNNNNNNNNNNNNNNNNNNNNNNNNNNNNNNNNNNNNNNNNNNNNNNNNNNNNNNNNNNNNNNNNNNNNNNNNNNNNNNNNNNNNNNNNNNNNNNNNNNNNNNNNNNNNNNNNNNNNNNNNNNNNNNNNNNNNNNNNNNNNNNNNNNNNNNNNNNNNNNNNNNNNNNNNNNNNNNNNNNNNNNNNNNNNNNNNNNNNNNNNNNNNNNNNNNNNNNNNNNNNNNNNNNNNNNNNNNNNNNNNNNNNNNNNNNNNNNNNNNNNNNNNNNNNNNNNNNNNNNNNNNNNNNNNNNNNNNNNNNNNNNNNNNNNNNNNNNNNNNNNNNNNNNNNNNNNNNNNNNNNNNNNNNNNNNNNNNNNNNNNNNNNNNNNNNNNNNNNNNNNNNNNNNNNNNNNNNNNNNNNNNNNNNNNNNNNNNNNNNNNNNNNNNNNNNNNNNNNNNNNNNNNNNNNNNNNNNNNNNNNNNNNNNNNNNNNNNNNNNNNNNNNNNNNNNNNNNNNNNNNNNNNNNNNNNNNNNNNNNNNNNNNNNNNNNNNNNNNNNNNNNNNNNNNNNNNNNNNNNNNNNNNNNNNNNNNNNNNNNNNNNNNNNNNNNNNNNNNNNNNNNNNNNNNNNNNNNNNNNNNNNNNNNNNNNNNNNNNNNNNNNNNNNNNNNNNNNNNNNNNNNNNNNNNNNNNNNNNNNNNNNNNNNNNNNNNNNNNNNNNNNNNNNNNNNNN
It includes:
- the LOC116010828 gene encoding uncharacterized protein LOC116010828; protein product: MATGRPELGSIFRHKTQEDKSEILTLVEQWTVEEITDSDNNNKALNTITGSLDEGEFGLIAGCSSAKDAWEILEKLYEGDSSVKQTKMQQVHTRFEELRMKDEETIVEFNARVQELKNEAAVLGEPFSSDKLVRKILRSLPVRFRMKVTAIQESVGWEKKSVAELMSNLRTYEMDILSQENSSKKWKNVAFIAEGCDSDEEIEELDDEAVAMITRNFTKILKQINRRNRGGKNQTNRSNSSSSPSSNSYKSVGKSSNSNYMKNSGQTNQSGQYANQSRPNQWQQGPNQWQQGESKNKNKGIQCREFEGFGHIQVECATYLKRKKSMKVTTWSDEECSKETQDEDEEISGNFVAFTIAVTEPQSELDCYSDQEDVDKVSYEELEQSYVQLYKKWEILLKTHTTTNSKNEFLQKIIESLKKLVADKDAELVESRSQVKMLSTKLEALKRQIQMMNTTSTLNQILDSGTSIGIRTDANQRNLRKYIPTCHYCNKKGHTRPECYKFYNDQRTEKFQKKWITPVCRQIWVRKSDLVCYSMHLEKEQGKWYFDSGCSRHMTGNKEYLRNVIPYTGQVTFGDGIKGDIMGIGILNLAGLPSLSKVLLVHGLKVNLISISQLCDQKHNVGFTKYRCIVKDQENKTIMEGTRSSDNCYTLSTDLLCCRTTIDNTGLWHQRLGHMNYQDMNQLISHECVRGIPKFKVKETGICGHVNLENKLELLTNSITT